A portion of the Paenibacillus hamazuiensis genome contains these proteins:
- a CDS encoding CynX/NimT family MFS transporter has translation MNVILLIAALFLASLNLRPSISSVAPLLETIRGELGMSGFAASLLTTLPVLCMGLFAPSAVRWVARWGTERSLVIALSLIGGATLLRYFTVLPILLLATSFLAGVGIAVAGPLLSGFIKKYFAERASAVIGFYSTALVVGAALSAGLSVPFQEAFGGSWRASLAAWGWLAAAALPLWLIIARRAEKTAADGQPAAAAGRQHLPLHSPRAWLLTCFFGVVALIFYSITAWLAPAVEAMGYGRAAGGAALTLFSVIQMPVSLVLPLLIGRFGNRLLWLLLLAALELTGLLMLAFSGNPWIISVLLGIGAGGLFPVVLLLPIEETKHADDASAWSAMTQSGGYVIGSLGPLFIGMVHDITRSFVQPMLGLAVLVAVMMLLVLKIGNKKKQPEPAAQQGTPKLQSAKP, from the coding sequence ATGAATGTGATCCTTTTAATTGCCGCACTTTTTCTGGCTTCGTTAAACCTGCGTCCCTCCATCTCTTCTGTCGCTCCTCTTCTGGAGACGATCCGAGGTGAGCTGGGCATGAGCGGATTTGCCGCCAGCCTGCTTACTACGCTGCCGGTGCTTTGCATGGGCCTCTTCGCCCCCAGTGCCGTTCGCTGGGTTGCGCGCTGGGGCACGGAGCGTTCGCTCGTTATTGCGTTAAGTTTGATCGGGGGTGCAACGCTGCTGCGCTACTTCACCGTGCTTCCGATCCTTTTGCTGGCAACCTCGTTCCTTGCCGGAGTCGGCATCGCGGTTGCAGGGCCGCTTCTTTCCGGCTTTATTAAAAAATATTTCGCCGAACGCGCATCCGCCGTCATCGGCTTCTACTCTACGGCGCTCGTTGTCGGTGCAGCCTTGAGCGCCGGGCTTTCCGTCCCGTTTCAGGAGGCGTTCGGCGGATCGTGGCGGGCCTCTTTGGCGGCTTGGGGGTGGCTCGCCGCCGCTGCGCTTCCGCTCTGGCTGATTATCGCCCGGCGGGCCGAAAAGACCGCCGCTGACGGTCAGCCTGCCGCAGCCGCGGGGAGACAGCACCTCCCGCTGCACTCTCCGCGCGCCTGGCTGCTGACCTGCTTCTTCGGCGTAGTCGCTCTCATCTTTTATTCGATTACGGCCTGGCTGGCCCCTGCCGTCGAAGCGATGGGCTACGGCAGAGCCGCCGGCGGAGCGGCGCTGACGCTCTTCTCCGTCATACAAATGCCGGTCAGTCTCGTGCTTCCTCTGCTGATCGGCCGTTTCGGCAACCGCCTGCTGTGGCTGCTCCTGCTCGCCGCGCTGGAACTGACAGGCCTGCTTATGCTGGCCTTTTCCGGCAACCCGTGGATCATCTCCGTGCTGCTCGGCATAGGCGCAGGCGGGTTGTTCCCGGTCGTACTGCTGCTGCCGATCGAGGAAACGAAACATGCGGACGACGCCAGCGCCTGGTCGGCGATGACACAATCCGGCGGCTATGTGATCGGATCGCTTGGACCGCTTTTTATCGGCATGGTTCATGACATAACGCGAAGCTTCGTACAACCCATGCTTGGCCTGGCCGTGCTGGTGGCCGTCATGATGCTGCTGGTGCTAAAGATCGGCAACAAAAAGAAGCAGCCGGAGCCGGCGGCGCAGCAGGGAACGCCGAAGCTTCAGTCGGCAAAGCCGTGA
- a CDS encoding sugar ABC transporter ATP-binding protein: MSETLVLMEGIEKRFPGVQALSGCRFELLSGEVHALVGENGAGKSTLMKVLTGVYAKDAGRIVYKGREVDIPGTKAAQDLGISIIHQELNLMPDLTVAQNIFIGREPRKAFGLFLDEKALNAKAESLLARMNVQLDPQMPVSELTVAKQQMVEIAKALSFNAEVLIMDEPTAALTNAEIEDLFRIIEQLRREGAGIVYISHRMEELKRITDRITVMRDGCYIDTVRTAAVTTDRIISMMVGREIYHASGPAEIADRGEMVLEVKGLTRGTAVKDVSFSLKRGEILGFAGLMGAGRTEVARAIFGADPKDAGDIFVHGQRVEVNNPHDAVRHGIGYLSEDRKRFGLMTDMDVKANIAVSSFDKFRHFGWMDDARIERTAERYADDLKIKTPSVHQQVKFLSGGNQQKVVIGKWLERDCDILIFDEPTRGIDVGAKSEIYKLLEQLVRQGKAILMISSELPEILRMSHRIIVMCEGRITGELSREEATQEKIMKYATMRSY, translated from the coding sequence ATGAGTGAAACGTTGGTGCTGATGGAAGGCATCGAAAAAAGATTTCCCGGCGTGCAGGCGCTGAGCGGCTGCCGCTTCGAGCTGCTTTCCGGCGAGGTGCATGCGCTCGTTGGCGAAAACGGCGCCGGGAAATCGACGCTGATGAAGGTGCTGACCGGTGTCTATGCCAAAGATGCCGGCCGCATCGTTTACAAAGGCCGCGAAGTCGACATTCCGGGTACGAAGGCGGCGCAGGATCTGGGCATCAGCATCATTCATCAGGAGCTGAACCTGATGCCGGATTTGACCGTGGCGCAAAACATTTTTATCGGAAGGGAACCTCGAAAAGCTTTCGGGCTCTTTTTGGACGAGAAGGCGCTGAATGCAAAGGCCGAGAGTCTTTTGGCAAGAATGAATGTGCAGCTCGACCCGCAAATGCCGGTATCCGAACTGACCGTCGCCAAGCAGCAAATGGTCGAAATTGCGAAAGCGCTCTCATTTAACGCCGAGGTGCTGATCATGGACGAGCCGACGGCAGCGCTGACGAATGCGGAAATCGAGGACTTGTTCCGCATCATTGAGCAGCTTCGCCGGGAAGGGGCCGGTATCGTTTACATCTCCCATCGGATGGAGGAGCTGAAGCGGATCACCGACCGGATCACCGTCATGCGCGACGGATGTTACATAGATACGGTACGTACCGCGGCGGTTACTACGGACCGGATCATTTCCATGATGGTCGGCCGCGAAATCTATCACGCATCGGGGCCGGCGGAAATAGCGGATCGCGGCGAGATGGTGCTCGAGGTGAAAGGGCTCACCCGCGGCACGGCGGTGAAGGATGTGAGCTTCAGTCTGAAACGCGGAGAAATTCTCGGCTTTGCCGGACTGATGGGTGCTGGGCGGACGGAGGTGGCAAGAGCGATATTCGGCGCAGACCCGAAGGATGCCGGGGATATTTTCGTTCATGGACAAAGAGTGGAGGTAAACAATCCCCACGATGCGGTGAGGCACGGCATCGGCTATTTGTCCGAGGACCGCAAGCGGTTCGGGCTGATGACGGATATGGATGTCAAGGCGAACATCGCGGTATCCTCATTCGATAAGTTCCGGCATTTTGGCTGGATGGACGACGCCCGGATCGAACGGACGGCGGAGAGATATGCGGACGATTTGAAAATAAAGACGCCGAGCGTTCACCAGCAGGTGAAATTTCTTTCCGGCGGCAATCAGCAGAAGGTCGTCATCGGCAAATGGCTGGAGCGCGACTGCGATATATTGATTTTCGACGAGCCGACGCGGGGGATCGACGTCGGTGCGAAAAGCGAAATTTACAAGCTGCTTGAGCAGCTCGTCCGGCAGGGGAAAGCGATCTTGATGATTTCCTCGGAGCTGCCGGAAATTTTGCGGATGAGCCACCGGATCATCGTCATGTGCGAAGGGCGGATCACCGGCGAGCTGAGCCGGGAGGAAGCGACTCAGGAGAAGATCATGAAATATGCAACGATGCGGAGTTATTGA
- the tkt gene encoding transketolase has protein sequence MPVTTNIDQLAIDTIRTLSIDAVNSANSGHPGLPMGAAPMAYALWAKLLNHNPGNAKWFNRDRFVLSAGHGSALLYSLLHLFGYRVSLDDLKQFRKLNSRTPGHPEYGHTEGVEATTGPLGQGIATAVGMAMAEAHLAAKFNRDGFPVVDHFTYALVGDGCLMEGISYEAMSMAGHMKLGKLIVLYDSNDISLDGELRLSFGEHMQKRAESANWEYIRVEDGNDVSRIVEAIEAAKRNVSQPTLIEIKTVIGYGSKVAGTNKAHGAPLGKEEAKATKQAYGWPHEEEFAVPEEVRAHFERLKREGGEKEDQWNRLIASYKEQHPYLGEELERAIDGSVSLGAADVLAFDASKAVSTRVASGEAINRYVKIVPALFGGSADLSHSTMTDIKDEQRFAVDSYSGRNVYFGVREHAMGAAGNGMALHGGVKPFVSTFFVFSDYLRPAIRLAALQKLPVIYVFTHDSIAVGEDGPTHEPVEHLAALRAIPGLTVIRPTDANETASAWAYALQQTEGPVALVLSRQNLPVYEATKANIDGVAKGAYILTETNDKPDVILIATGSEVSVAVSAKAELERDNVSVRVVAMPCRELFDRQPDTYKSSILPASVTKRVAIEAGISLGWERYAGPGGKVLSIDTFGVSGPGPAVMEYFGFTPDNVARLVKEML, from the coding sequence ATGCCTGTAACAACAAACATTGACCAGCTCGCTATCGATACGATTCGGACGTTGTCCATCGACGCCGTAAACAGTGCGAACTCCGGCCATCCCGGCCTGCCCATGGGAGCGGCGCCGATGGCGTACGCCTTGTGGGCCAAGCTGTTGAACCACAATCCCGGCAACGCCAAATGGTTTAACCGCGACCGCTTCGTTCTGTCGGCCGGCCACGGTTCGGCTTTACTGTACAGCCTTCTGCATCTGTTCGGATACCGGGTGTCGCTCGACGATTTAAAGCAGTTTCGCAAGCTGAACAGCAGGACGCCCGGACATCCCGAATACGGGCACACGGAAGGCGTGGAAGCAACGACGGGGCCGCTCGGACAAGGGATCGCAACGGCGGTCGGAATGGCGATGGCCGAAGCTCATCTGGCCGCAAAATTCAATCGGGACGGCTTCCCGGTCGTCGACCACTTTACGTATGCGCTTGTAGGGGACGGCTGCCTGATGGAAGGCATCTCGTACGAGGCGATGTCCATGGCCGGACATATGAAGCTGGGCAAATTGATCGTGTTGTACGATTCCAACGACATCTCGCTTGACGGGGAGCTGCGCCTTTCCTTCGGGGAGCATATGCAAAAAAGAGCGGAGTCGGCTAACTGGGAATATATACGCGTGGAGGATGGCAACGACGTTTCGCGAATCGTTGAAGCGATCGAAGCCGCCAAACGTAACGTTTCGCAGCCGACTCTGATCGAGATCAAGACGGTAATCGGCTACGGCAGCAAGGTGGCGGGAACAAATAAAGCGCACGGCGCGCCGCTCGGCAAAGAGGAAGCGAAGGCGACCAAGCAAGCTTACGGCTGGCCGCATGAGGAAGAGTTCGCCGTTCCGGAGGAAGTCAGAGCCCACTTCGAACGGTTAAAACGCGAGGGCGGGGAGAAAGAGGACCAGTGGAACCGGCTGATCGCTTCCTATAAAGAACAGCATCCTTATCTGGGCGAGGAGCTTGAGCGGGCCATCGACGGTTCCGTATCGCTTGGTGCTGCGGACGTTCTAGCGTTCGACGCTTCGAAAGCCGTCTCCACCCGCGTTGCCAGCGGGGAGGCCATCAACCGTTATGTGAAAATCGTTCCCGCCCTCTTCGGGGGAAGCGCGGATTTATCGCACTCGACGATGACGGACATCAAGGACGAGCAAAGGTTTGCCGTCGACTCCTACTCGGGACGCAACGTTTATTTCGGCGTCCGCGAGCATGCGATGGGCGCGGCCGGCAACGGCATGGCTTTGCATGGCGGCGTAAAACCGTTCGTCAGCACCTTTTTCGTATTCAGCGATTACTTGCGTCCGGCAATTCGTTTGGCCGCGCTGCAGAAGCTGCCCGTGATTTACGTATTTACCCACGATTCGATAGCCGTAGGCGAAGACGGACCTACCCACGAGCCCGTTGAACATCTGGCCGCACTGCGCGCCATCCCGGGGTTGACCGTCATCCGGCCGACCGATGCCAATGAAACGGCGAGCGCATGGGCGTATGCCCTGCAGCAAACGGAAGGTCCGGTCGCGCTGGTGCTGAGCAGACAAAACCTGCCTGTTTATGAAGCGACCAAAGCCAATATCGACGGGGTGGCGAAAGGGGCTTATATTTTGACGGAAACAAACGATAAGCCGGATGTCATCCTGATCGCGACCGGGTCTGAGGTATCCGTTGCGGTAAGCGCCAAAGCTGAGCTGGAGCGCGACAACGTCTCCGTACGTGTTGTAGCGATGCCGTGCAGGGAGCTGTTCGACCGGCAGCCCGACACTTATAAGTCGAGTATTCTTCCTGCTTCCGTGACGAAGCGGGTTGCTATTGAAGCCGGCATTTCGTTAGGCTGGGAACGCTATGCGGGACCAGGCGGAAAGGTGCTTTCGATCGATACGTTCGGCGTTTCCGGTCCGGGGCCGGCGGTGATGGAATACTTCGGCTTCACTCCGGATAACGTGGCTCGGCTTGTAAAAGAAATGCTATAA
- the fsa gene encoding fructose-6-phosphate aldolase — translation MKLFIDTANLEDIKKAYKIGVLSGVTTNPSLVAKEGVKFEDRIAEILREVPEVESVSAEVTPDAVTAEEMIAQANELIKINNYDKNITIKLPMTLAGLEACRYLSKKGVKTNVTLIFTVNQALLAARAGATYVSPFLGRLDDISEDGVQLVTKVAELFRIHNLDAQIIAASVRHPDHVTRVAMAGAHIATVPFAVIEQISKHPLTDQGMEKFAADWNKTKQ, via the coding sequence ATGAAACTTTTTATCGATACCGCTAATTTGGAAGATATTAAAAAAGCTTATAAAATCGGCGTTCTGTCCGGCGTAACGACCAACCCTTCCCTCGTCGCCAAAGAGGGCGTCAAATTCGAGGACCGGATCGCCGAAATTTTGCGGGAAGTTCCCGAGGTTGAATCCGTCTCCGCCGAAGTGACGCCGGATGCGGTTACAGCCGAAGAGATGATCGCGCAGGCGAACGAGTTGATCAAAATCAACAACTACGACAAAAACATCACCATCAAACTTCCGATGACGCTGGCAGGACTCGAAGCATGCCGTTATTTGAGCAAAAAAGGCGTGAAAACGAATGTGACGCTCATTTTCACCGTGAACCAGGCGCTGCTGGCCGCACGCGCAGGCGCTACGTATGTTTCGCCGTTTCTCGGCCGCCTGGACGACATTTCGGAAGACGGAGTCCAGCTCGTGACGAAAGTGGCCGAACTGTTCCGCATCCATAACCTGGATGCGCAAATTATCGCGGCATCCGTGCGCCATCCGGATCACGTGACGCGCGTTGCGATGGCGGGCGCGCACATTGCCACGGTTCCTTTTGCGGTGATCGAACAAATCTCGAAGCACCCGCTTACGGATCAAGGGATGGAGAAATTCGCCGCCGATTGGAACAAAACGAAGCAGTAA
- the zwf gene encoding glucose-6-phosphate dehydrogenase, which produces MEPITFVLFGATGDLAKRKIYPALYNLFVERKLPPSFSLVGLGRRELTDQSFRANVERAVQDFSRRRVEQPEVMKDFLSLFRYCALDVGRKEDYRKLREMIERRETELGITPNRLFYLSVGPELFETIAAGIQDSGLGSANGWKRLVIEKPFGRDLQSARDLNRKLSEAFAEHEIYRIDHYLGKPMVQKLEVLQQNPVLQALWTNHYIANVQITASETVGVEERAGYYDHSGAIRDMFQNHMLQLLMMLASHLPQGSTSEMVRFKKKKVMEALEPLQKEQVSADVVRGQYVAGTVQGKPVAGYTSEPGIPGDSMTDTFIAARLRIDDFFWRGVPFYIRTGKRMKEKSTRIVIEFKEPVKLHSGAGDDSKAPNLLVFEIGPSEGISLQLNTKAPGHRGDFKPIRIDFHENRDDVPEAYENLIFDALHGDPTFFAHWDEVELSWKWVQPILDAFEENLAALHPYAAGTYGPAESDALLAEDGYRWWFDARDEQKIENEEGELYACNNKH; this is translated from the coding sequence ATGGAGCCGATCACGTTTGTCTTGTTTGGAGCGACAGGGGATTTGGCCAAGAGAAAAATTTACCCTGCCTTGTATAATTTGTTCGTCGAACGCAAGCTGCCGCCGTCTTTTTCCCTGGTTGGTCTGGGAAGAAGAGAACTGACGGACCAATCGTTTCGGGCAAATGTCGAACGGGCTGTCCAAGATTTTTCCAGGCGCCGGGTGGAGCAGCCGGAAGTAATGAAAGATTTCCTGAGCTTGTTCCGCTATTGTGCTCTGGATGTAGGCCGCAAGGAAGATTACCGGAAGCTGCGGGAGATGATCGAGCGGCGGGAGACGGAGCTTGGGATTACGCCGAACCGGCTGTTTTATTTGTCCGTCGGGCCCGAACTGTTTGAAACGATCGCAGCGGGCATTCAGGACAGCGGACTCGGTTCCGCGAACGGCTGGAAACGTCTGGTGATCGAAAAACCTTTCGGCCGCGATTTGCAGTCCGCCCGGGATTTGAACCGGAAATTAAGCGAAGCTTTTGCGGAGCATGAGATTTACCGGATCGACCATTATCTCGGCAAGCCGATGGTGCAGAAGCTTGAGGTGCTGCAGCAAAATCCGGTTCTTCAGGCGTTATGGACCAACCATTACATCGCCAACGTGCAAATTACGGCAAGCGAGACGGTCGGCGTCGAGGAAAGAGCGGGTTATTACGATCACTCAGGGGCCATAAGGGACATGTTCCAAAACCATATGCTGCAGCTGCTGATGATGCTTGCGAGCCACCTTCCGCAGGGAAGTACGTCGGAGATGGTGCGCTTTAAGAAGAAAAAAGTGATGGAAGCTCTTGAGCCTCTGCAGAAAGAGCAAGTGAGCGCGGATGTAGTTCGCGGGCAATACGTGGCGGGAACCGTTCAAGGCAAACCTGTGGCCGGTTATACTTCCGAGCCGGGCATCCCCGGCGATTCCATGACGGATACGTTTATTGCCGCCAGGCTGCGTATCGATGATTTCTTTTGGCGGGGAGTTCCCTTTTATATCCGCACGGGCAAAAGGATGAAAGAAAAGTCGACGCGGATCGTAATCGAGTTCAAGGAACCGGTAAAGCTGCATTCCGGTGCAGGCGACGACAGTAAAGCGCCTAACCTTCTCGTATTTGAAATCGGCCCGAGCGAAGGCATCTCGCTGCAATTAAATACGAAAGCCCCCGGACATAGGGGGGATTTCAAGCCGATTCGCATCGATTTTCATGAAAACCGGGACGATGTTCCCGAAGCTTACGAAAATTTGATCTTCGATGCTTTGCATGGAGATCCGACGTTTTTTGCGCATTGGGACGAAGTCGAATTGTCCTGGAAATGGGTGCAGCCGATCCTGGATGCATTCGAGGAAAATCTTGCTGCGCTTCATCCGTATGCGGCCGGTACTTACGGGCCTGCCGAGTCCGATGCGCTGCTCGCGGAAGACGGCTACCGCTGGTGGTTTGATGCCAGGGACGAACAAAAAATCGAAAACGAAGAAGGAGAGTTATATGCCTGTAACAACAAACATTGA
- a CDS encoding NAD(P)-dependent oxidoreductase, whose protein sequence is MSDVTVIGLGPMGTALAQALLRNDRRVTVWNRTSERAEPLVREGAVLAATAADAVAASPVTIVCVANYKTAYSILDTPEVAEALSGRVLVQFSTGSPQQARDNEAWALARGAEYLDGAIAATPPQIGRPDTTIFTSGNRSAYQKSEHLLKSLAGNVPYLGEKVSAASSTDLAFLSTLFGSLLGFVHAARILESDGLRVDEFGSMISAISPAMGEMIKHEGEVIQTNTYTPPQSSLSTCMVTVKLFIEQAREAGINAEFPTFALGLFQKALDAGYGNEELGALIKVLR, encoded by the coding sequence ATGAGTGATGTAACCGTAATCGGGCTGGGACCGATGGGCACTGCGCTAGCGCAGGCACTGCTTCGAAACGATCGCAGGGTTACCGTCTGGAATCGAACGAGCGAGAGAGCCGAACCGTTGGTACGCGAAGGGGCGGTTCTTGCTGCGACTGCTGCAGACGCAGTGGCCGCGAGTCCTGTCACGATCGTATGTGTCGCGAACTACAAAACCGCTTACAGTATCCTGGATACGCCTGAAGTTGCGGAGGCTCTCTCCGGACGGGTTTTGGTGCAGTTCAGCACCGGAAGCCCGCAGCAGGCAAGAGACAACGAAGCGTGGGCACTGGCGCGCGGGGCGGAATACCTGGACGGCGCCATCGCGGCGACGCCGCCTCAGATTGGAAGGCCGGACACCACGATCTTTACCTCAGGTAACCGGAGCGCTTATCAGAAGAGTGAACATCTTCTTAAAAGCTTGGCCGGAAACGTGCCTTATCTGGGGGAAAAGGTTAGTGCGGCTTCGTCGACCGATTTGGCGTTTCTCTCGACCTTGTTCGGATCGCTGCTGGGATTTGTCCATGCTGCGCGTATTCTTGAATCGGACGGTCTTCGCGTGGATGAATTCGGATCGATGATCTCCGCAATATCTCCGGCAATGGGAGAAATGATCAAACACGAGGGAGAAGTCATCCAGACGAATACATACACTCCGCCGCAAAGTTCTCTCAGCACCTGTATGGTGACGGTAAAACTGTTCATCGAACAAGCGCGCGAAGCCGGAATCAACGCCGAATTTCCAACTTTCGCTTTGGGGCTTTTTCAAAAGGCGCTTGATGCAGGGTATGGCAACGAAGAACTGGGAGCCCTGATCAAGGTGCTGAGATAG
- a CDS encoding LysR family transcriptional regulator → MNNNYELYKVFYWAAKTGSLTQAAKALYLTQPSVSHAIKQLEDSFGITLFYRNSKGVALTREGSILFSYIERSHVLISMAEEKMAALKNLDSGELRIGGSDSLFKHYLLPYLEDFHQRHPGIKLHLNHGTTPEIITFLKEGKIDLGVVRMPIVDSQLEAIQSIQVQECFVAGAKYADLKDTILSLEELLRYPVILFSRNSRARMAITELFQKYGYELKPEIEVGSVDLLIEFARKGLGISYVTREFVSRELDEGSLFEIQLDVRLPPSHVGIMIMRNTPISTAASRFIELIR, encoded by the coding sequence ATGAACAACAATTATGAATTGTACAAGGTATTTTATTGGGCTGCGAAAACAGGCAGCTTGACCCAGGCCGCCAAAGCGCTGTACCTTACCCAACCCAGCGTCAGCCATGCGATCAAACAGCTGGAAGACAGCTTTGGCATCACGTTGTTTTACCGCAATTCGAAAGGCGTGGCGCTGACGAGGGAAGGCAGCATCCTGTTTTCGTATATCGAGCGTTCCCATGTTTTAATCTCGATGGCCGAGGAAAAAATGGCCGCGCTCAAAAATCTCGACAGCGGAGAGCTGCGAATCGGCGGAAGCGATTCGCTGTTTAAGCATTATTTGCTTCCGTACCTGGAAGATTTTCATCAAAGGCATCCCGGCATCAAACTTCATCTGAATCATGGCACAACGCCGGAAATCATCACCTTTCTGAAAGAAGGCAAAATTGATCTGGGCGTCGTCCGCATGCCTATTGTCGATTCGCAGCTTGAAGCCATTCAGAGCATCCAGGTGCAGGAATGTTTTGTTGCGGGAGCGAAGTACGCCGATCTGAAGGACACGATTTTATCGCTGGAGGAGCTGCTCCGGTACCCGGTCATCCTGTTCTCGCGCAACAGCCGGGCACGCATGGCCATTACCGAACTGTTTCAAAAATACGGCTACGAGCTGAAGCCCGAAATCGAGGTCGGCAGTGTGGATCTGCTCATTGAATTTGCCCGAAAAGGACTCGGCATCTCCTACGTGACCCGGGAGTTTGTTTCCAGGGAGCTTGACGAGGGCTCCCTCTTCGAAATTCAATTGGATGTCAGGCTGCCGCCCTCCCACGTCGGTATTATGATCATGCGAAACACGCCGATTTCAACGGCGGCAAGCCGGTTTATCGAGCTGATCCGTTAG
- a CDS encoding cysteine-rich CWC family protein, whose product MTDDNARLCPFCNEDNRCGRMADEPDGACWCSKEVFPQRIFESLPPDRLGTSCICKSCLDKFKNGRSAR is encoded by the coding sequence ATGACTGACGACAACGCCAGGCTTTGTCCTTTTTGCAACGAAGATAACCGCTGCGGCCGAATGGCCGACGAACCGGACGGAGCCTGCTGGTGCAGCAAGGAAGTGTTTCCGCAGCGCATTTTTGAAAGCTTGCCGCCGGACCGGCTGGGCACGTCTTGTATTTGTAAAAGCTGCCTCGACAAGTTCAAAAACGGGCGGTCCGCACGTTGA
- a CDS encoding LysR family transcriptional regulator: MELRQLKTFMAVCEEMHFTRAAEKLGISQPTLSQQIRAMEEELDVPLFDRVGKKIVLTQAGRLLHEHGLQIVRQLDNALDAIAELRDHRRGSLIVGVLPSDLDYRISGMLIDYHNEFPFIHLKVVSSIEIVQQVLDSEVDIGIGLMAEPDSRLVRMPLCREEYVLVVSERHPLAGRREITYEELCDVDTVMFPRGYIGRELVEGCCSRYGLSLRTIMETGTVTSLIQLVRANIGATIQPRPLIESMNGEGLRCITIAGSPPIRSLEIIHRSDRYIGKAASTFIRKVIGHFRP, from the coding sequence GTGGAACTGCGCCAGCTCAAAACATTTATGGCGGTCTGTGAGGAGATGCATTTCACAAGAGCGGCCGAAAAGCTGGGGATTTCGCAGCCGACGCTCAGCCAGCAAATTCGCGCGATGGAAGAGGAGTTGGACGTGCCGCTGTTCGACCGGGTCGGCAAAAAGATCGTTTTGACCCAGGCCGGTCGGCTGCTTCACGAACACGGACTGCAAATCGTCCGGCAGCTCGATAACGCGCTGGATGCGATTGCCGAGCTGCGCGATCATCGGCGCGGCTCTTTGATAGTGGGCGTTCTTCCGTCCGATCTCGATTACCGCATTTCCGGCATGCTGATCGATTACCATAACGAGTTTCCGTTTATTCATCTTAAAGTCGTTTCTTCGATTGAGATTGTACAGCAGGTGCTCGACAGCGAGGTGGATATCGGCATCGGGCTGATGGCGGAGCCGGACAGTCGGCTGGTCCGTATGCCGCTATGCCGCGAGGAGTACGTGCTGGTCGTTTCGGAGCGCCATCCGCTCGCCGGTCGTCGGGAGATTACATATGAGGAATTGTGCGACGTGGATACCGTCATGTTTCCACGAGGTTACATCGGCCGGGAGCTTGTGGAGGGATGCTGTTCCAGGTACGGTCTATCCTTGCGCACCATAATGGAAACGGGCACCGTAACATCGCTGATCCAACTAGTCCGCGCAAATATCGGTGCCACAATCCAGCCGCGGCCGCTGATCGAATCGATGAACGGAGAAGGGCTGCGCTGCATAACAATTGCCGGTAGCCCGCCGATTCGCAGCCTGGAGATCATACATCGTTCGGACCGGTATATCGGCAAGGCGGCAAGCACGTTCATCCGCAAGGTGATCGGCCATTTTCGGCCGTGA
- a CDS encoding NAD(P)-dependent oxidoreductase produces the protein MNTAAAHHRSPVTIIGLGPMGQTMAAVFLDRGFEVTVWNRTASKADSLAAKGAVRASTISEALAANELVILSLTDYDAMYAILEQASEHLSGKVFVNLSSDTPEKAREAAKWLADRGARHLTGGVQVPPSGIGRPESSTFYSGPKDVFEAHRKTLEVLTGADYRGEDPGLAALYYQMQMDIFWTSMLSYLHAVTVAAANGITAEQFLPYASATMSSLPKFIEFYTPRIDAGEHPGDVDRLAMGVASVDHVVHTTKDSGIDASLPAAVLQVFKRGMAGGHAGDSFTSLIEIFRKPAS, from the coding sequence TTGAATACTGCAGCGGCTCATCACCGTTCGCCGGTGACCATTATCGGACTGGGGCCGATGGGGCAGACGATGGCGGCGGTTTTCCTGGATCGCGGCTTTGAAGTAACGGTATGGAACCGGACCGCAAGCAAAGCGGACTCGCTTGCAGCCAAAGGGGCTGTAAGAGCGTCTACAATTAGCGAGGCGTTGGCTGCGAACGAGCTGGTAATCCTCAGCCTGACGGACTATGATGCGATGTATGCTATCCTCGAGCAGGCTTCGGAGCATCTGTCCGGAAAAGTTTTCGTCAATCTGAGTTCGGACACGCCGGAAAAAGCCCGCGAGGCGGCGAAATGGCTTGCAGACCGCGGGGCCCGGCATCTCACCGGCGGCGTGCAGGTCCCGCCTTCCGGTATCGGCAGGCCGGAGTCATCCACATTTTACAGCGGTCCGAAAGATGTATTCGAGGCTCACAGAAAGACCCTCGAGGTGCTGACCGGTGCCGATTACCGGGGAGAGGACCCGGGACTTGCCGCGCTGTATTACCAAATGCAGATGGATATTTTCTGGACATCCATGCTCAGTTACCTTCATGCTGTCACTGTGGCGGCAGCGAACGGCATTACGGCCGAACAGTTCCTGCCTTATGCTTCCGCGACGATGTCGTCGCTGCCGAAGTTCATCGAATTTTACACGCCGAGGATCGATGCCGGTGAGCACCCGGGTGACGTGGACCGTCTTGCCATGGGAGTGGCAAGTGTCGACCATGTCGTGCACACTACGAAGGACTCCGGTATTGATGCTTCCCTTCCTGCAGCAGTCCTTCAGGTGTTCAAACGCGGCATGGCCGGCGGTCACGCAGGCGACAGCTTCACAAGCTTAATCGAAATCTTTAGAAAGCCTGCATCATAG